One window of the Cherax quadricarinatus isolate ZL_2023a chromosome 41, ASM3850222v1, whole genome shotgun sequence genome contains the following:
- the LOC128695908 gene encoding fibroin heavy chain, with protein MRVVGAWVVVVVTAWAVLGLSSAAKLDHLGKSADCDCDPDSGGPGSKTPVGSFFVAPLPSGGTHTSFAGFGSPSKSKPGGGVQGAAFQTSVVHSGSAPGVPGGVGQGTAGSSLGGSFTSFAGFRKGSGSHSSRGSFQSGSYTSSQGTGVGGAVTATAQGPLAATRSGGTGSGSSFGAHGSSAGFSKPASPFGASGSPGSAGRPGTGQGAPGSVLSGTFTSFAGVKKDSESHGTSGSFHSGSFTSSQGTSGDSSVTGAATRSGGTGSGSPFGARGAAAGLSKPASPFGASGSPGSAGRPGVGHGAPGSAFSGTFTSFAGVKKGSGSPETSGSFHSGSFSSQGTGVSSVTGAAQGPLAATRSGGTGSGSPFGAHGAAAGLSKPTSPFGSSGSPGSAGSSGSSFSSRGSPGRGSTTSGSRYSSSSYKTSSGSPGSGKFESGTSGIGGRPGSGSGFSGSGLSSSVGLRTGSSSSGIGSSFGAPGSGLGSSASSTHSSGSKFSSDTTHGSLSAGPSTKFSTGAFTSDHKPGFGAQRTGFGSPGSGTSFQSSSSKFSFTKGSETGSGSPGTGFGASTGAGTGVGSGISTGTSSRFGAGASSSTGSGARFGAGAGYGASAGAGSGTGFGAGTGAGTGVGFGAGVSAGTGTGAGYGTGASTRDGSGTGSGAGFGSGTGSSSIFGASSGTGSRFGAGFGSGTGAGTGTSSKFGAGVSTGASFGTGFGTGASSSVGFGGGSPAGIGAGSGAGFGAHGPGSSGSTGHVSKFTSTKTGAGFGAGTGSSFGAGAGTGAGTGAGSRFGAGAGTGAGFGAGTGTGTGAGAGTGAGTGAGSRFGAGAGTGAGFGAGTGAGTGAGSSFGAGAGTGAGTGAGTGAGSGFGAGAGTRAGTGAGSGYGVGADTRAGTGAGAGTGTGSSFGAGAGTRAGTGAGFGAGTGTGTGAGFGAGTGTGAGTDAGSSFGAGAGTRAGTGFGAGTGSSFGAGAGTRAGNGASSSYGAGTGSSFGAGTGTRAGTGASFGAGIGAGTGAGFGAGTGTGAGAGAGSSFGASVGTRAGTGFGAGTGAGTGAGSSFGAGAGAGTRAGTGTGFGAGTGAGIGAGFGTGTGTGTGAGTGAGSSFGAGAGTRAGTGAGFGAGTGAGTGAGFGTGTGAGTGTGSSYGAGAGSRAGTGAGFGAGTGAGTGAGFGTGTGASTGAGSSFGADTGTRAGTGAGTGAGTGTSSSYGAGAGTRAGTGAGFGAGTGAGTGAGFGTGTGAGTGAGSSFGADAGTRAGTGAGTGAGTGARFGAGTGAGTGARFGAGTGTGAGSGAGSGFGARAGTRAGTGSSSSFGAGTGSSFGAGAGTRASTGDVTGSSLGAGVGTGAGTRAGSSFGAGAGTGAGTGASSSFGAGTGAGTRDSSGSGSGAEFASTRTVSGTGAGYGSGSSTGSRFGAGIGTGSSFGTGTGAGAGTTAGSSFGTGAGTRDSIGSVSGAGFGTHGPGSSGSTGHVRTQLTSTKTGTTFGAGTGAGSSFGTGAIGAGSGAGFGAHGPGSSGSTTHAGSKFTFTRVGAGSGAGFGAHGRPSGSGAATGPSYGAGSGSAAGSGSGFTSSAGSGFGSGAGTGTGAGSSFGAGTGSGSSFGAGTGAGHGATFGAGAGHGTGSGADAGFGTGTSFGAHGSPSVVGSRGSTHVSSKFTSTGSGTGFGTHGGSGFGGAGTGSDSGFGGAGIGSGSGTGGAGTGFGSLGGTGIGFGSHDSAGFRGQGGAGTGLGGTAGTGFGAGSSGGLGGAGGHGTSGFKGAAGHFVSGFSAGGPANRISGTSQSHSSSGFSSQAFSSSFVSSGSFTSGGSVHAGFCPNLTDKCSSKPLKNPKKCTNDDSCASTEKCCFDTCLLYGPTEHFVCKPALTKAPGW; from the exons A TGCGTGTTGTGGGggcgtgggtggtggtagtggtgacagcgtGGGCGGTGTTGGGTCTGAGCTCAGCCGCCAAGTTAGACCACTTGGGGAAGTCTGCAGATTGCGACTGTGACCCAGACAGTGGTGGCCCGGGCAGCAAGACTCCGGTGGGCAGCTTCTTCGTAGCTCCGCTTCCTTCAGGAGGAACACACACCTCCTTCGCTGG ATTCGGTTCACCTTCTAAATCAAAACCTGGAGGTGGAGTCCAGGGAGCGGCCTTCCAGACGTCGGTCGTTCACAGTGGGTCTGCACCGGGAGTTCCTGGCGGAGTTGGTCAGGGCACTGCTGGGTCGTCTTTGGGAGGTTCTTTCACATCCTTCGCTGG ATTTAGAAAGGGAAGTGGAAGCCATAGCTCCAGAGGCTCCTTCCAGTCTGGTTCCTACACCTCGTCACAAGGCACTGGTGTGGGCGGCGCGGTCACTGCGACCGCACAAGGGCCTCTGGCTGCAACTCGGTCGGGAGGTACAGGGAGTGGATCCTCCTTTGGTGCGCATGGATCATCGGCTGGCTTTTCCAAGCCTGCAAGTCCATTTGGTGCTTCAGGTTCTCCTGGGAGCGCAGGAAGGCCTGGGACTGGTCAGGGTGCTCCTGGGTCGGTTTTGAGTGGTACTTTCACATCTTTCGCCGG AGTTAAGAAAGACAGCGAAAGCCATGGAACCAGTGGCTCTTTCCATTCTGGCTCTTTCACCTCGTCACAAGGCACTAGTGGGGACAGTTCAGTCACTGGTGCTGCAACTCGCTCTGGAGGTACAGGGAGTGGATCTCCCTTCGGTGCGCGTGGAGCAGCGGCTGGCCTTTCCAAACCTGCAAGTCCATTTGGTGCTTCAGGTTCTCCTGGGAGTGCAGGAAGGCCTGGGGTTGGTCACGGTGCTCCTGGGTCTGCTTTCAGTGGTACTTTCACATCCTTCGCCGG AGTTAAGAAAGGTAGCGGAAGTCCTGAAACCAGTGGCTCTTTCCACTCTGGCTCCTTTTCGTCACAAGGCACTGGGGTCAGTTCAGTCACTGGGGCCGCACAAGGGCCTCTGGCTGCAACTCGGTCTGGAGGTACAGGGAGTGGATCCCCCTTCGGTGCGCATGGAGCGGCGGCTGGCCTTTCCAAGCCTACAAGTCCATTTGGTTCTTCTGGCTCTCCCGGTAGTGCAGGTAGTTCTGGAAGTAGTTTCTCGTCTCGTGGAAGTCCTGGAAGAGGGTCCACAACATCTGGAAGTAGATACTCTTCATCCTCATATAAAACTTCGTCTGGTTCACCAGGATCTGGAAAATTCGAAAGTGGAACATCTGGAATAGGAGGAAGGCCTGGAAGTGGATCTGGCTTTTCTGGAAGTGGGTTATCATCCTCTGTTGGTTTAAGAACTGGATCCTCCAGCTCTGGAATAGGATCTTCTTTCGGTGCTCCTGGTTCTGGACTCGGATCCTCAGCTAGTTCAACTCATAGTTCTGGGAGCAAATTTTCGTCTGATACCACCCATGGATCTTTATCAGCGGGACCCAGTACCAAGTTCTCAACTGGTGCTTTCACCAGCGATCACAAACCAGGATTTGGAGCACAGAGAACGGGATTTGGATCCCCTGGTTCTGGAACGAGTTTCCAGAGCTCCAGTAGTAAATTTTCTTTCACTAAGGGTTCAGAAACTGGCTCTGGAAGTCCTGGTACCGGGTTCGGCGCTAGTACTGGAGCCGGTACTGGAGTCGGTTCAGGTATTAGTACAGGTACAAGTTCCAGATTCGGCGCTGGTGCTAGTTCCAGTACGGGTTCCGGTGCACGATTTGGAGCCGGTGCTGGTTATGGTGCTAGTGCGGGGGCTGGTTCTGGTACCGGATTTGGTGCTGgaactggtgctggtactggtgttggaTTTGGGGCTGGCGTaagtgctggtactggtactggtgccgGATAcggtactggtgctagtactcGGGATGGCTCTGGTACTGGTTCTGGTGCTGGGTTCGGTTCTGGTACTGGCTCTAGCTCCATATTCGGTGCTAGTTCTGGTACTGGTTCTAGGTTCGGTGCTGGATTCGGttctggtactggtgctggtactggtactagtTCTAAATTCGGTGCTGGTGTAAGTACTGGTGCTTCATTCGGTACTGGTTTTGGTACTGGAGCTAGTTCTAGCGTTGGTTTTGGTGGAGGTTCTCCTGCAGGCATTGGTGCTGGTTCTGGCGCAGGATTTGGAGCTCATGGACCCGGTTCAAGTGGTTCTACAGGCCATGTAAGTAAGTTCACTTCAACGAAGACTGGAGCCGGttttggtgctggtactggttctAGTTTTGGTGCTGGTGCGGGTACTGGAGCTGGTACTGGTGCCGGTTCTAGGTTTGGTGCTGGTGCAGGCACTGGTGCTGGTTTTGGTGCTGGTACTGggactggtactggtgctggtgcggGTACTGGAGCTGGTACTGGTGCCGGTTCTAGGTTTGGTGCTGGTGCAGGCACTGGTGCTGGTTTTGGTGCTGGTACTGgggctggtactggtgctggttctAGTTTTGGTGCTGGTGCAGGTACTGGAGCTggcactggtgctggtactggtgctggttctggttttggtgctggtgcaggtactcgggctggtactggtgctggttctGGTTATGGTGTTGGTGCAGATACTCgggctggtactggtgctggggcTGGCACTGGTACTGGCTCAAGTTTTGGTGCTGGTGCAGGTACTAGAGCTGGCACTGGTGCTGGTTTTGGCGCTGGTACTGGGACTGGCACTGGTGCTGGttttggtgctggtactggtaccgGGGCTGGCACTGATGCTGGTTCAAGTTTTGGTGCTGGGGCAGGCACTAGAGCTGGCACTGGTTTTGGCGCTGGTACTGGTTCTAGTTTTGGTGCTGGTGCAGGTACTAGGGCTGGCAATGGTGCTAGTTCTAGttatggtgctggtactggttctAGTTTTGGTGCTGGTACAGGTACTCgggctggtactggtgctagtttTGGCGCTGGTATTGGGGCTGGCACTGGTGCTGGTTTTGGTGCTGGAACTGGTACCGgggctggcgctggtgctggttcTAGTTTTGGTGCTAGTGTAGGTACTCGAGCTGGTACTGGTTTTGGCGCTGGTACTGGGGCTGGCACTGGTGCTGGCTCTAgttttggtgctggtgctggtgcaggtactcgggctggtactggtactggtttTGGTGCTGGTACTGGGGCTGGCATTGGTGCTGGttttggtactggtactggtactggtaccggGGCTGGCACTGGTGCTGGTTCTAGTTTTGGTGCTGGTGCAGGTACTCgggctggtactggtgctggttttGGTGCTGGTACTGGGGCTGGCACTGGTGCTGGTTTTGGTACTGGTACCGGGGCTGGCACTGGTACTGGTTCTAGTTATGGTGCTGGTGCAGGTTCTCgggctggtactggtgctggttttGGTGCTGGTACTGGGGCTGGCACTGGGGCTGGTTTTGGTACTGGTACCGGTGCTAGCACTGGTGCTGGTTCTAGTTTTGGTGCTGATACAGGTACTCgagctggtactggtgctggtaccggGGCTGGCACTGGTACTAGTTCTAGTTATGGTGCTGGTGCAGGTACTCgggctggtactggtgctggttttGGTGCTGGTACTGGGGCTGGCACTGGGGCTGGTTTTGGTACTGGTACCGGTGCTGGCACTGGTGCTGGTTCTAGTTTTGGTGCTGATGCAGGTACTCgagctggtactggtgctggtaccggGGCTGGCACTGGTGCTCGTTTTGGTGCTGGTACCGGGGCTGGCACTGGTGCTCGttttggtgctggtactggtactggggcTGGCAGTGGTGCTGGGTCCGGTTTTGGTGCTCGTGCAGGTACTAGGGCTGGCACTGGTTCTAGTTCTAGttttggtgctggtactggttctAGTTTTGGTGCTGGTGCAGGTACTAGAGCTAGCACTGGTGATGTTACTGGTTCTAGTCTTGGTGCTGGTGTAGGTACTGGGGCTGGCACTCGTGCTGGTTCTAGTTTTGGTGCTGGTGCAGGtactggggcaggtactggtgcCAGTTCTAGttttggtgctggtactggtgctggcaCTAGGGATAGCAGTGGATCTGGTTCTGGTGCCGAATTTGCTTCCACCAGGACTGttagtggtactggtgctggttatGGCTCTGGTTCTAGTACCGGCTCTAGGTTTGGTGCGGGTATTGGAACTGGTTCTAGTTTTGGTACTGGTACAGGTGCTGGGGCTGGCACTACTGCCGGTTCTAGTTTTGGTACTGGTGCTGGCACTAGAGATAGCATTGGATCTGTGTCGGGTGCCGGATTTGGGACTCATGGACCTGGTTCTAGTGGTTCTACTGGTCATGTGAGGACCCAATTAACTTCTACGAAGACTGGTACTACTTTTGGTGCTGGTACAGGTGCTGGTTCTAGTTTTGGTACTGGAGCTATTGGTGCTGGTTCTGGCGCCGGATTTGGAGCTCATGGGCCCGGTTCCAGTGGTTCTACGACCCACGCAGGTAGTAAGTTTACTTTCACTAGGGTTGGTGCTGGTTCGGGTGCCGGATTCGGGGCTCATGGTCGGCCAAGTGGTTCTGGCGCTGCCACTGGTCCAAGTTATGGTGCTGGTTCTGGTTCTGCTGCTGGTTCTGGCTCTGGTTTTACTTCTAGTGCTGGTTCTGGTTTTGGCTCTGGTGCCGGTACAGGTACTGGAGCTGGCTCTAGCTTTGGTGCTGGCACAGGTTCCGGTTCTAGTTTTGGTGCTGGTACAGGTGCTGGCCATGGTGCTACTTTTGGTGCTGGTGCCGGTCATGGTACTGgttctggtgctgatgctggctTTGGTACTGGTACTAGTTTTGGAGCCCATGGAAGTCCTAGTGTAGTTGGTTCTAGAGGTTCTACTCATGTAAGTAGTAAATTCACATCCACTGGgagtggtactggctttggaactCATGGTGGTTCTGGTTTTGGTGGTGCTGGTACCGGTTCTGATTCTGGTTttggtggtgctggtattggCTCTGGTTctggcactggtggtgctggtacaggTTTTGGCAGCCTTGGGGGTACTGGTATTGGCTTTGGATCCCATGATAGTGCTGGTTTTAGAGGCcagggtggtgctggtactggcctcggtggtactgctggtacagGTTTTGGTGCTGGTTCTAGCGGTGGTCTTGGAGGCGCTGGAGGCCATGGAACCAGTGGTTTCAAAGGAGCAGCTGGCCATTTCGTCAGCGGATTCAGTGCTGGTGGTCCTGCGAACCGGATATCTGGTACATCTCAGAGCCACTCTTCTTCTGGCTTCAGCAGTCAAGCCTTCTCTTCATCATTTGTGTCCTCTGGCTCCTTCACTTCCGGCGGATCAG TGCACGCTGGCTTCTGCCCCAACCTGACCGACAAGTGCTCAAGCAAGCCTCTAAAGAACCCCAAGAAGTGCACTAATGACGACTCTTGCGCCTCGACTGAGAAATGTTGTTTCGACACCTGTCTCCTGTACGGCCCAACAGAACACTTCGTCTGCAAGCCTGCACTCACTAAGGCTCCTGGATGGTAG